A genome region from Nicotiana tabacum cultivar K326 chromosome 13, ASM71507v2, whole genome shotgun sequence includes the following:
- the LOC107797647 gene encoding transketolase, chloroplastic, with translation MAISNLLFKSFPPLHEPKLTIQTNRSYDYHSNKLSLWCNFQCKNRLKTDNSTTPRSKQPSLFKDQDYKVSWQEELKRAYPFEISSTHKREDEEYLQELVEKRCVENVRMLIVDSVQHAKAGHGGMALGMAEVAYFLYGNAMRYNSRNPKWFNRDRFVLSAGHGSLLQYVCLHLAGFQSVQIEDLKRLCKLGSRTPGHPENGVTEGIEVTTGPLGQGVANAVGLALAEAHLAARFNKPDVAIVDHRTYCIMGDGCSMEGISNEAASLAAHWKLHKLTLIYDDNHNTIDGSTDLTLSEDISARFEALGWNTITVDNTQGNIQAFKNALISAYSETKKPTFIRVKTRIGKLSKKEGTSKAHHGTFDEDDVKQMKQKVKWDDREPFHVIPMVYREMQAQTDLGGRLEEEWHSKLHYYQSKYPEEAAEFKLLLADGLLPGWESSLPKWSMSDPVDATRGYSGKCLNALAKVLPGLIGGSADLASSNQAYLHNLGDFKQPDSPWGRNIRYGVREHAMAGISNGLALHGGGLIPFAATFLVFSDYMKNSIRLSALSRAGVIYIMTHDSIGLGEDGPTHQPVEHLAGLRAVPHLLLFRPADGNETAGAYKVAVANRDVPSLIALSRQKVAAHVEGTSADAVEKGGYIVSDNSVELPEIILIGTGSELCLCEASANVLRKEGRRVRVVSLVCWRLFDRQPRDYKELVLPSNVSKRVSVEAGSPLGWKEYVGDEGVVIGIDDFGASGPYSEVFKKYGFTEENVTKTAKSLLSK, from the exons ATGGCCATCTCTAATCTTCTGTTCAAGTCATTTCCTCCTTTGCATGAGCCCAAACTCACCATCCAAACCAACAGATCATATGATTACCATAGCAACAAACTATCCTTGTGGTGTAATTTCCAGTGCAAGAACCGTCTAAAAACAGACAATAGTACTACTCCAAGAAGCAAACAGCCTAGTCTTTTCAAAGACCAAGATTACAAGGTTTCCTGGCAGGAAGAGCTAAAAAGAGCATACCCTTTTGAGATTTCATCAACTCATAAACGGGAAGATGAGGAATATTTGCAAGAATTGGTAGAGAAGAGATGTGTGGAGAATGTGAGGATGTTGATAGTAGACTCAGTGCAACATGCAAAGGCAGGGCATGGTGGAATGGCACTTGGGATGGCTGAGGTTGCTTATTTCTTGTATGGGAATGCCATGAGATACAATTCAAGAAATCCCAAGTGGTTTAATAGGGATAGGTTTGTTTTGAGTGCTGGCCATGGATCTCTTCTTCAGTATGTTTGCCTTCATCTTGCTGGTTTCCAATCTGTTCAG ATTGAAGACCTTAAACGCTTATGCAAGCTTGGAAGCCGGACTCCTGGGCATCCAGAGAATGGAGTGACAGAAGGCATTGAAGTCACAACGG GCCCCTTGGGACAAGGTGTCGCTAATGCGGTTGGTCTTGCTTTAGCAGAAGCTCACTTGGCTGCAAGATTCAATAAGCCTGATGTCGCCATTGTTGATCATAGAAC GTATTGCATCATGGGTGATGGATGTTCTATGGAAGGCATATCAAATGAGGCTGCATCCCTGGCCGCACATTGGAAGCTGCACAAGCTTACATTGATTTATGACGATAACCATAATACCATTGATGGTAGCACTGACCTTACACTTTCAGAAGACATATCCGCACGATTTGAAGCTCTAGGATGGAACACTATCACTGTAGATAACACACAAGGAAATATACAAGCGTTCAAGAATGCACTAATCTCTGCATATAGTGAGACTAAGAAACCAACTTTCATCCGG GTGAAAACAAGAATAGGGAAACTGTCAAAAAAGGAGGGAACATCAAAAGCTCACCATGGAAcctttgatgaagatgatgtaaAGCAAATGAAACAGAAAGTTAAATGGGATGATAGAGAACCATTCCATGTTATTCCTATGGTTTACAG GGAAATGCAAGCACAAACAGATCTTGGTGGAAGGTTGGAGGAGGAATGGCACTCCAAACTTCATTATTATCAAAGCAAATACCCTGAGGAAGCGGCAGAATTCAAACTTCTCCTTGCTGATGGACTGCTTCCTGGCTGGGAAAGCTCGTTACCG AAATGGTCCATGTCTGATCCCGTGGATGCCACCCGAGGATATTCGGGGAAGTGCTTGAATGCGCTCGCTAAAGTGCTTCCTGGACTAATTGGGGGTAGTGCAGACCTTGCCAGCTCAAATCAAGCCTATCTCCATAATCTCGGAGACTTCAAGCAGCCTGATTCCCCGTGGGGACGAAACATTAGGTATGGAGTCAGGGAACATGCAATGGCTGGAATTTCCAATGGACTTGCATTGCATGGTGGCGGCTTGATACCATTTGCGGCAACCTTCCTTGTATTCTCAGATTACATGAAGAATTCAATCAGATTATCCGCTCTTAGCCGCGCTGGAGTCATCTACATTATGACCCACGACTCGATCGGATTAGGCGAAGACGGACCAACTCATCAACCAGTTGAGCACTTAGCTGGTCTTCGAGCTGTTCCCCACTTGCTGCTCTTCCGACCAGCGGATGGCAATGAGACTGCTGGAGCCTATAAGGTAGCTGTTGCAAACCGAGATGTACCTAGTCTTATTGCATTGTCAAGGCAAAAGGTGGCAGCCCACGTGGAAGGAACGTCGGCTGATGCAGTAGAGAAAGGCGGGTACATTGTTAGTGACAATTCCGTGGAACTACCAGAAATCATATTGATTGGCACTGGATCAGAACTGTGTCTGTGTGAAGCCAGCGCGAACGTGCTGAGAAAAGAAGGGAGGAGAGTGAGAGTGGTTTCCCTGGTGTGTTGGAGACTTTTCGATAGGCAGCCGAGGGATTACAAGGAGCTTGTGTTGCCATCAAATGTTTCGAAACGTGTTAGTGTGGAGGCAGGATCACCCTTAGGGTGGAAGGAGTATGTTGGAGATGAAGGCGTTGTGATTGGCATCGACGACTTTGGGGCTAGCGGACCATATTCAGAAGTATTCAAGAAATATGGTTTCACGGAGGAAAATGTAACCAAGACTGCAAAATCATTGCTTTCCAAATGA